Proteins encoded by one window of Verrucomicrobiia bacterium:
- a CDS encoding RND transporter, translated as MKLFIRALIVSAVLGAGFWWWRSRSNSQVSFHTAAVKLGSIETTINASGTVEPMEVVDVGAQVAGRIQSFGTDTEGKPVDYGSVVEQGAVLAKIDDSVY; from the coding sequence TTGAAACTTTTTATCAGGGCGCTCATCGTTAGCGCTGTTTTGGGTGCTGGGTTCTGGTGGTGGCGCTCGCGAAGCAATTCCCAAGTGTCCTTCCACACGGCTGCAGTGAAGCTCGGCAGCATCGAGACTACCATCAACGCCAGCGGCACTGTCGAACCGATGGAAGTAGTGGACGTCGGAGCGCAGGTGGCTGGCCGCATCCAGTCCTTCGGAACCGACACGGAAGGCAAACCGGTTGATTACGGCTCGGTAGTCGAGCAAGGAGCGGTGTTGGCAAAAATAGACGACTCAGTCTATG
- a CDS encoding ATP-binding protein: protein MTIRTRMTLWYAGVLLLSVLAIAALSLKELHEERNATEEPSDSLDDVVGLVSGIGIPAILISIVGGWWLMRRAFAPIAELIRAAEGVHARNMAQLPRTHNHDELDRLAEVLNAMTARLNDSFTRIRDFTLHASHELKTPLTVLCGETETELRDDSLGPVARERAISRLDELSRLARIVDGLTLLAKADAGLVPLVLVPVSLADLVRDCFADAQMLARASGLSVELLACEELRVRGEAHRLRQLLLNLADNAVKHNQPGGSICMALRQADDWAEFTIANTGPGIPSESLHRVFDRFFRADFAHTADAEGCGLGLSIAQWIVLAHQGTIAIDSAPSQMTTVTVRLPLDAPKV from the coding sequence ATGACCATCCGCACACGCATGACGCTTTGGTATGCCGGGGTTCTGCTTCTTTCGGTGCTGGCCATTGCAGCCCTTTCTCTAAAAGAACTGCACGAAGAACGCAACGCTACCGAAGAGCCGAGTGATAGCCTGGATGACGTGGTGGGTTTGGTATCTGGCATCGGAATTCCAGCGATTCTCATAAGCATTGTTGGCGGTTGGTGGTTGATGCGGCGAGCCTTCGCGCCGATTGCTGAGCTGATCCGCGCGGCGGAAGGCGTTCACGCCCGCAACATGGCTCAGCTTCCACGCACTCACAACCATGATGAACTGGACCGTCTGGCCGAGGTTCTCAATGCCATGACCGCCCGTTTGAATGACTCTTTTACGCGAATCCGGGATTTTACGCTTCATGCCTCCCATGAGTTGAAGACCCCGTTAACAGTCCTTTGCGGCGAGACCGAAACCGAGTTGCGTGACGATTCATTGGGTCCGGTTGCCCGCGAACGCGCCATCAGCCGGTTGGATGAGCTGAGCCGCCTGGCACGGATTGTCGATGGGCTGACCCTTCTGGCAAAAGCCGACGCCGGTCTTGTTCCTTTGGTCCTTGTCCCTGTGTCGTTGGCCGATTTGGTTCGAGATTGCTTCGCAGACGCCCAGATGCTCGCCCGAGCCTCTGGATTGTCTGTGGAGCTGCTCGCCTGCGAAGAACTGAGGGTGCGCGGCGAGGCGCACAGGCTCAGGCAGTTGCTGCTGAACCTGGCGGACAATGCCGTCAAACACAATCAACCGGGTGGCTCGATTTGCATGGCCCTGCGACAAGCGGATGACTGGGCCGAGTTTACCATCGCCAACACGGGCCCTGGCATACCCTCTGAATCGCTCCACCGCGTCTTTGATCGATTTTTTCGCGCTGATTTTGCCCATACTGCAGATGCGGAAGGGTGCGGGCTGGGCTTGAGCATCGCACAATGGATCGTTTTAGCGCATCAGGGGACGATTGCCATTGATTCTGCGCCGTCCCAAATGACAACTGTGACCGTTCGCCTTCCGCTGGATGCGCCGAAGGTTTAA
- a CDS encoding response regulator transcription factor, with translation MRILVVEDEKKTASFVRKALQAEGFAVDVCHSGDEALAASAAIPYDAVVLDIMLPGRDGLSVLRQWRRQRYPAPVLLLSARGEVNERVEGLDAGADDYLPKPFALVELAARVRALTRRGSETKSPVLRVGDLTLDTVTHRAQRGGTEIELTSREYRLLEFLMRSSGRLCGRMMILEKVWDYHFDPGTNLIDVYVMRLREKIDAAFERKLIHTVRGTGYVLKEQQPDSP, from the coding sequence ATGCGCATCCTGGTTGTTGAAGACGAAAAGAAGACGGCTTCCTTCGTACGCAAGGCGCTCCAGGCCGAAGGGTTCGCGGTGGATGTGTGCCACAGCGGGGACGAGGCCTTAGCGGCGAGCGCCGCGATACCGTACGACGCCGTTGTGCTGGATATCATGCTGCCGGGACGCGACGGTTTAAGTGTTCTGCGGCAGTGGCGCAGACAACGCTACCCGGCGCCGGTTTTGTTGCTCTCGGCGCGAGGTGAGGTTAATGAACGCGTCGAGGGCCTCGATGCGGGAGCGGACGATTATCTGCCCAAGCCTTTTGCGCTAGTCGAGTTGGCGGCGCGTGTTCGGGCTTTGACTCGGCGTGGCAGCGAAACCAAATCCCCTGTCCTGCGCGTAGGCGACCTGACATTGGATACGGTGACTCACCGAGCGCAACGCGGCGGAACGGAAATCGAATTAACCAGCCGGGAATATCGGTTATTGGAGTTTCTGATGCGCTCGTCGGGCCGGCTGTGCGGGCGAATGATGATCCTTGAGAAGGTCTGGGATTACCACTTCGATCCCGGCACCAATCTGATTGATGTGTATGTCATGCGCCTTCGTGAAAAAATTGACGCAGCTTTTGAGCGCAAACTGATCCATACCGTGCGTGGGACCGGTTACGTCTTGAAGGAACAACAACCCGACAGCCCATGA
- a CDS encoding PepSY domain-containing protein: MKIKTIVCSTLAAGLLAACVSEKHEGHESQAALQSQAKITKADAQKIALAQVPSGTIKEAELEREKGKLIWSFDIATPGASDITEVNVDAVTGQVVGVDKESAAQEAKEKKKEKDDDEKEEGK, translated from the coding sequence ATGAAAATCAAAACCATCGTCTGTTCCACACTGGCCGCCGGGCTGCTGGCGGCCTGCGTGTCAGAAAAACATGAAGGCCACGAAAGCCAGGCCGCCCTTCAGTCTCAAGCAAAAATAACCAAAGCGGATGCGCAGAAAATCGCTTTGGCCCAGGTGCCCAGTGGCACGATCAAGGAAGCCGAGCTCGAACGCGAAAAGGGCAAACTGATCTGGTCCTTTGATATTGCCACCCCCGGCGCGAGCGACATCACCGAAGTGAACGTGGATGCCGTCACGGGCCAGGTCGTGGGCGTGGACAAAGAATCCGCTGCCCAGGAAGCCAAAGAGAAGAAGAAAGAAAAGGACGACGACGAAAAGGAAGAAGGCAAATAG
- a CDS encoding MFS transporter translates to MSAPQAEPSRLRWVMVGLIFLATVINYLCRQAYSVSATTLQKVFSLSNEDYGLLTSAFFFAYAISNGVSGPIIDRLGAKRGYLLCMFLWSSAVGLIGAAQNVWMLAGFLMLLGLGEAGNWPAAVKVVGEWFPPRERSLASGIFNSGAGIGALVGPTAVGLLLIHVGWRPAFVIVGLIGCLWLIGFAVIYHTPEALVAEVTACPPSPWRLLKTRFLLLFALSKVFMDPVWYFYVFWLPKFLTDVHHFNLKQIVWLAPIPFIIADIGNLAGGGLTQLLISRGVSIGRAYKTGAALFGMLMVSAIPAIITHDPYLSIAFVSIAMFGYTGYVANTLAFPAEVFPKNALGSIWGLASMGSGLGGMLFQWLSGRMVDRFGYYPVFIGYGILPVLAVAIVLFLIGPLRPDPRFQTRSIPCSPAITH, encoded by the coding sequence ATGTCAGCTCCTCAGGCAGAGCCCTCTCGTTTGCGCTGGGTGATGGTGGGTCTGATCTTCCTGGCCACGGTTATCAACTACCTTTGCCGCCAGGCCTATTCAGTCTCTGCCACAACCCTCCAAAAGGTCTTTTCCCTTTCCAATGAAGATTATGGCCTGCTCACCTCCGCCTTTTTCTTCGCATACGCCATCAGCAACGGGGTATCCGGGCCGATTATCGACCGGCTGGGCGCCAAGCGTGGTTACCTCCTCTGCATGTTCCTGTGGAGTTCCGCCGTTGGGCTGATCGGCGCGGCTCAAAATGTCTGGATGCTCGCCGGCTTTCTGATGCTGCTGGGGCTGGGTGAGGCCGGCAACTGGCCCGCCGCCGTTAAGGTGGTGGGGGAATGGTTCCCACCGCGGGAGCGTTCACTCGCCTCAGGGATTTTCAACAGCGGCGCCGGCATCGGCGCCCTGGTCGGCCCCACGGCGGTGGGTTTGCTGCTGATTCACGTGGGCTGGCGTCCCGCATTCGTCATCGTCGGGCTCATCGGCTGCCTGTGGCTGATCGGCTTCGCGGTGATTTACCACACCCCAGAGGCCCTCGTCGCCGAAGTGACCGCATGCCCGCCCTCGCCCTGGCGCTTGCTCAAGACCCGTTTCCTGTTGCTTTTTGCGCTATCGAAAGTGTTCATGGACCCGGTCTGGTATTTCTACGTATTCTGGCTGCCCAAATTCCTGACCGACGTCCACCACTTCAATCTCAAACAGATCGTCTGGCTGGCGCCCATTCCATTCATCATTGCGGATATTGGGAATCTGGCCGGCGGAGGTCTCACACAGCTCTTGATCTCGCGCGGCGTCTCCATTGGGCGCGCTTACAAAACCGGCGCCGCCCTCTTCGGGATGCTCATGGTTTCGGCGATTCCGGCCATCATCACTCATGATCCATATCTATCGATTGCGTTTGTTTCCATCGCGATGTTCGGCTATACCGGCTACGTGGCCAACACGCTAGCCTTTCCGGCAGAGGTCTTCCCAAAAAATGCGCTCGGCTCGATTTGGGGCCTGGCCAGCATGGGCTCGGGTTTGGGCGGCATGCTCTTTCAATGGCTCTCTGGCCGCATGGTGGACCGGTTTGGATATTACCCGGTCTTTATTGGGTATGGCATCCTGCCGGTGTTGGCCGTCGCCATTGTGTTGTTCCTTATCGGGCCGTTGCGCCCGGACCCGCGCTTCCAAACTCGATCAATACCATGCAGTCCCGCCATTACGCACTGA
- a CDS encoding SDR family NAD(P)-dependent oxidoreductase, protein MNRRAAQSKLLPGSVALVTGGTQGIGAATAIAMAQEGADVALVGRRLSSEAKETHRRIVALGRKCLLIGADVAVAREAARCVEETTRELGPVDVLVHAAGGPVNGGLLELTVEAWHAAFDVHVHAIFHLCRAAIPAMKQKGRGVIILISSAAGIRGVKSNVAYQAVKGALPQLTRALAFEFADNNIRVNCVAPGIIRTAFHATMPAQVKQNNLDNRIPLHREGTPEQVASLILELVTNEFITGETVSVDGGMTMRIC, encoded by the coding sequence ATGAATCGACGCGCCGCTCAAAGCAAGCTCCTGCCAGGTTCCGTTGCACTGGTGACCGGCGGCACTCAGGGCATTGGCGCCGCCACGGCAATTGCGATGGCGCAAGAGGGCGCCGATGTAGCCCTCGTGGGACGCCGGTTAAGTTCTGAGGCCAAAGAGACACACCGGCGCATCGTGGCCCTGGGCCGCAAATGCTTGCTCATCGGCGCGGACGTTGCTGTGGCCCGCGAGGCCGCGAGATGTGTGGAGGAGACGACCCGGGAGCTTGGGCCGGTCGATGTGTTGGTCCACGCAGCCGGCGGGCCGGTCAATGGCGGACTATTAGAATTGACGGTGGAGGCGTGGCATGCCGCCTTCGATGTGCATGTGCACGCCATTTTTCATCTTTGCCGCGCTGCCATTCCAGCCATGAAGCAAAAAGGACGGGGCGTCATCATCCTGATTTCTTCGGCGGCCGGGATTCGCGGGGTCAAGAGCAACGTGGCTTACCAGGCCGTCAAGGGCGCTTTGCCGCAACTGACCCGTGCTTTGGCTTTCGAGTTTGCGGACAATAACATCCGTGTGAATTGCGTAGCGCCTGGCATTATCCGCACGGCCTTTCACGCCACCATGCCGGCGCAGGTCAAACAGAACAACCTGGACAACCGCATCCCGTTGCATCGGGAGGGAACGCCCGAGCAGGTCGCCAGCCTGATCCTTGAATTGGTGACCAACGAATTCATCACGGGCGAAACGGTCTCGGTGGACGGCGGGATGACGATGCGTATCTGCTAG
- a CDS encoding YncE family protein: MSISQLARGVFPFSLAVLMSASAQGKSAVSTTGDTGPYHVSHLFHVGGEGGWDYLTVDSEHKLLYVPRSTHTMVLDANTGKTVADIPGQKRNHGVAIVPSAGRGFITDGADASVTVFDLKTYAVLGKVKTADDSDGVIYDPASGKVLVVCGDAGVMIPISPDLDLSTGKADTAVELGGKPEFLAADGQGKAYINLVDKDQVAVVDTKTMKVLNKWSTLPGGSPVGMSMDVVNRRLFIGCRRPQRLVVMGADDGKVLAALEIGAGVDATKFDGDAFASCGDGTLAAARETAPGKFQLVQTVQTPRGARTMGIDAATHTLYLPTAEFGPATEGRSRPRPKPGSFMVVVVSPSGK, encoded by the coding sequence ATGAGCATAAGCCAACTAGCGCGGGGTGTTTTTCCATTCTCACTGGCAGTCCTGATGAGCGCGTCGGCTCAGGGCAAGTCTGCAGTATCCACAACGGGCGACACGGGCCCTTATCATGTTTCCCATCTCTTCCATGTGGGGGGCGAGGGCGGGTGGGATTACCTGACCGTGGATTCCGAGCACAAGCTGCTCTACGTTCCGCGCTCGACGCACACCATGGTTCTGGACGCCAACACAGGCAAGACTGTTGCGGACATCCCCGGACAAAAACGCAACCATGGCGTGGCCATCGTCCCCAGCGCCGGTCGGGGCTTCATCACCGATGGCGCAGATGCCTCCGTCACTGTCTTCGATTTGAAGACTTACGCCGTGCTGGGAAAGGTCAAAACTGCTGATGACTCCGACGGGGTTATCTACGACCCGGCGAGTGGGAAGGTCTTGGTCGTCTGCGGCGATGCCGGTGTAATGATTCCCATTTCGCCGGATTTGGACCTCTCAACGGGCAAGGCCGACACGGCGGTGGAGCTTGGAGGCAAGCCTGAATTTCTGGCCGCCGATGGACAGGGGAAGGCCTACATCAACCTGGTGGATAAAGACCAGGTAGCGGTGGTGGACACCAAGACGATGAAGGTCCTAAATAAATGGTCAACCCTGCCGGGCGGCTCGCCGGTCGGCATGTCGATGGACGTTGTGAATCGCCGTTTGTTCATCGGTTGCCGGCGGCCACAGCGCCTGGTTGTCATGGGCGCGGATGATGGCAAGGTCCTTGCCGCTCTGGAAATCGGGGCTGGGGTCGATGCCACGAAATTCGACGGTGACGCCTTTGCCAGTTGCGGGGACGGCACGCTCGCCGCCGCCCGCGAGACCGCTCCGGGCAAATTCCAGCTCGTCCAAACTGTCCAGACTCCACGCGGTGCGCGGACCATGGGCATCGATGCCGCAACTCACACGCTCTATCTTCCCACGGCCGAGTTTGGGCCTGCGACGGAGGGCCGATCTCGGCCACGCCCAAAACCCGGCTCATTCATGGTCGTCGTGGTAAGTCCCTCTGGCAAATAG
- a CDS encoding mechanosensitive ion channel domain-containing protein — MQEIQKTVFTFLAVYGIQIIGALIILTAGVLVARWVGRAVDGWLIKKQIEPPIRMLTVRVVRLLVFGLAVVLALDKCGVPIAPMVAGIGVAGVGIGLATQHVLSNLVAGLTIIFTKPFRVGEYVELLDVNGQVVSVQLFSTTLIHADQSRVVIPNRKIVGEILHNYGMNRQLDLSVGVAYGTDISEALAVVRQVLAANPRVLKQPAPIVGVTLLGDSSVDIAVKPWVGLDDFVFAGSEIYQAVVEQFRLKNIDMPFPQREVRLLNADTEVVTALPSRAKGI, encoded by the coding sequence ATGCAAGAGATTCAAAAAACGGTGTTCACTTTCCTGGCGGTTTACGGCATTCAGATCATCGGCGCCCTGATCATCCTGACGGCAGGGGTGCTGGTGGCGCGATGGGTTGGCAGGGCTGTTGACGGGTGGCTGATCAAAAAGCAAATCGAACCGCCGATCCGGATGCTGACCGTGCGGGTGGTCCGGTTGCTCGTCTTTGGCCTCGCTGTGGTTCTGGCCCTGGATAAATGCGGCGTCCCCATTGCGCCGATGGTTGCCGGCATAGGGGTAGCGGGAGTAGGCATCGGTTTGGCCACGCAACACGTCCTGTCGAATCTGGTGGCGGGCCTGACGATCATTTTCACCAAGCCATTCCGGGTGGGTGAATACGTGGAGTTGCTTGATGTCAATGGCCAGGTGGTCAGCGTGCAACTTTTTAGCACCACACTCATCCATGCCGACCAATCGCGCGTGGTGATTCCAAACCGCAAGATTGTTGGTGAAATCCTGCACAATTACGGAATGAACCGGCAGTTGGACCTCTCGGTGGGAGTGGCTTATGGCACCGACATCAGTGAAGCCCTGGCCGTCGTGCGGCAAGTCCTGGCGGCCAATCCACGGGTACTCAAACAACCCGCCCCGATAGTCGGTGTGACGCTGCTGGGCGATTCGTCAGTCGATATTGCGGTTAAACCATGGGTGGGATTGGACGATTTTGTGTTCGCCGGGAGCGAAATCTACCAGGCGGTGGTTGAGCAGTTCAGGCTTAAAAATATCGACATGCCCTTCCCACAACGCGAAGTGCGCTTACTCAACGCCGACACCGAAGTGGTGACGGCTTTACCAAGCCGGGCAAAGGGAATCTGA
- a CDS encoding MerR family DNA-binding protein has protein sequence MQSQPSNVDLLTIGRLARLAEVGVPTLRFYERAGLLPKAARTASNYRLYPDEGVVRIRFIRRAQQLGFTLNEIRDLLALRTNRRTSCAEVRSRAHAKITDIKARIRSLRRMSRALAKLARECDARSNGIECPMLKHLEGRF, from the coding sequence ATGCAAAGTCAGCCATCGAACGTGGATTTATTGACGATTGGCCGTCTGGCGCGGCTTGCCGAGGTCGGCGTTCCTACGCTGCGTTTTTACGAGCGCGCAGGCTTGTTGCCAAAAGCAGCGCGCACGGCGTCGAATTATCGCCTGTATCCCGATGAGGGAGTCGTCCGAATACGGTTTATTCGCCGCGCGCAGCAGCTTGGTTTCACGCTTAATGAGATCAGGGACCTGTTAGCATTGCGGACGAATCGCAGAACGTCCTGTGCAGAGGTCCGTTCCCGGGCGCACGCGAAAATCACTGATATTAAGGCGCGCATCCGTTCGTTGCGCCGGATGAGCCGAGCGCTGGCGAAGCTCGCCCGGGAATGCGACGCGCGCTCCAACGGAATCGAGTGTCCGATGCTGAAACATTTGGAAGGCAGGTTCTAG
- a CDS encoding heavy metal-associated domain-containing protein, which produces MPVSQLATLRVRVPLMDCDACAILIQNKLRQTGIQNAIVTFRTKAAVVRYNPAEVTARNIMNLIDETGFKAEPTTP; this is translated from the coding sequence ATGCCCGTTTCGCAACTCGCCACCCTTCGCGTCAGAGTCCCATTGATGGACTGCGATGCCTGTGCGATACTGATTCAAAACAAACTGCGCCAAACGGGCATTCAGAACGCAATCGTGACATTCCGCACCAAGGCAGCCGTGGTGCGCTATAATCCCGCCGAAGTTACCGCCAGGAATATAATGAACCTAATCGATGAAACCGGGTTCAAAGCTGAGCCCACAACCCCGTAA
- a CDS encoding helix-turn-helix domain-containing protein produces the protein MESRRGAIRERVNSGLAAAKAKGVTLGRPATLQRRRADVLELREQGKGIREISRELRMPVSSVFKLLKAKAVVKRIRK, from the coding sequence GTGGAATCCAGAAGAGGGGCCATCCGTGAGCGGGTCAACTCGGGCCTTGCGGCGGCGAAAGCCAAGGGCGTGACGCTGGGCCGACCCGCTACCCTTCAGCGTCGGCGCGCCGACGTATTGGAACTACGGGAGCAAGGCAAGGGCATCCGTGAAATCTCTCGGGAGTTAAGAATGCCCGTCTCCAGCGTATTCAAGTTGCTCAAGGCGAAGGCCGTGGTAAAAAGGATACGGAAATGA
- a CDS encoding recombinase family protein, translated as MNTEHLENPNKAEAKVAISYVRFSSRKQRFGKSVERQLDETRAFCQEHKLNLDESRSIMDPGLSAFRGANTAQGNLGTFIRAVKAGRIEVPIVLCVEALDRITRQETTEAVHLLTELLLLGVEIGLVSDDKILTHAAVKNSPVELIVATTYLIRGYDESRMKFRRTSDAVKRMIATVKQGKPCQLGGYLPPWYRFDKEKNRFVRDDAKAAIVKRVFDAYLNGKGTTAIVKDLVGYKVPKWNDTKDRHAPWRAGGVRSMLRNKQVIGTLTLGGVEYPNYLKPIVPEADFNKVQMMLDKNTTRHGKHDARINNLFNGHIFCKSCRKPLGVHKSSSANYYHCFNARDYGCQDKKYVKADDVEQWVFGVLLKKAPSILRAEKDTKTAREIDRLETELASIRKKRKNTLILLEDDTTNTDDLKPILADLKTRERDTEKALREARVKHSERKTAPKNLAVFLQLIARDLRDQTIRQQIKALVPTFLKRVEIELETDTVRVQLLNGAWLGDYMTDEQAEEAGL; from the coding sequence ATGAATACGGAACACCTTGAAAACCCCAATAAAGCTGAGGCGAAAGTCGCCATATCATACGTTCGGTTCAGTAGCAGAAAACAGCGGTTTGGCAAGTCGGTTGAACGCCAGCTTGATGAAACACGGGCATTCTGCCAGGAGCACAAGTTGAACCTGGACGAAAGCCGCTCAATAATGGACCCGGGCCTGTCCGCATTCCGTGGAGCCAACACGGCGCAAGGCAATCTTGGAACGTTCATAAGGGCAGTCAAGGCTGGAAGGATTGAAGTCCCGATTGTGCTTTGCGTGGAAGCCCTTGACCGCATCACCAGACAAGAGACAACCGAAGCCGTGCATTTGCTTACAGAACTTCTGTTGCTCGGGGTGGAAATCGGACTGGTGTCGGATGACAAAATCCTTACTCACGCTGCCGTCAAGAATAGCCCCGTTGAACTGATTGTTGCGACTACCTACTTGATACGGGGATATGACGAAAGCCGAATGAAGTTCAGACGCACCAGCGATGCTGTAAAGCGAATGATTGCAACCGTGAAGCAAGGCAAGCCGTGTCAACTTGGTGGATACCTCCCGCCCTGGTACAGGTTCGACAAAGAAAAGAACCGTTTCGTTCGGGATGACGCTAAAGCTGCAATTGTCAAGAGGGTTTTTGATGCTTATCTGAACGGCAAGGGCACTACTGCCATTGTAAAGGACTTGGTAGGGTATAAAGTCCCAAAGTGGAATGACACTAAAGACAGACACGCCCCTTGGCGTGCTGGCGGTGTTCGCTCAATGCTCCGCAACAAACAAGTCATAGGCACGTTGACCCTTGGCGGGGTTGAATATCCGAACTATCTAAAGCCCATTGTCCCCGAAGCCGACTTCAACAAAGTTCAAATGATGCTGGACAAGAACACCACCAGGCACGGCAAGCACGATGCACGGATAAACAACCTGTTCAATGGGCATATCTTCTGCAAATCGTGCCGCAAGCCGTTAGGTGTCCACAAGTCAAGTTCAGCGAACTACTACCATTGCTTCAACGCTCGTGATTACGGGTGCCAGGACAAAAAGTATGTGAAAGCCGATGACGTAGAGCAATGGGTGTTCGGGGTGTTGTTGAAGAAAGCCCCGAGCATCCTGCGTGCGGAAAAGGATACAAAGACAGCCCGAGAGATAGACCGCTTGGAAACGGAACTGGCGTCCATCCGAAAAAAGCGAAAGAACACCCTCATATTGCTGGAGGATGACACAACTAACACGGATGACTTGAAGCCCATACTTGCCGACTTGAAGACACGGGAGAGAGATACGGAAAAGGCTTTGCGGGAAGCCAGAGTAAAGCACTCCGAACGGAAGACAGCCCCGAAGAACTTGGCTGTCTTTCTTCAACTTATCGCAAGGGACTTGAGAGACCAGACCATACGCCAGCAAATCAAGGCATTGGTCCCCACTTTCTTGAAGCGGGTTGAAATCGAGTTGGAAACCGATACGGTTAGGGTTCAACTCCTGAATGGCGCTTGGCTCGGCGACTATATGACCGATGAACAGGCGGAGGAAGCAGGTCTGTAA